The DNA region TGTTGAGCATTTACATCTTTTTAAACAAACcgtgcccccattagaatggtcAGAATCTCAGAGGGggcaaaataacacaaaaaaataatgCTGTGTTGTAGGGTCCTGAACTCCTGATAAGTTACGGACGAATACAATACATGAGGAATACACTGGCAGGTTTAAATTGGCAGGATTTCCCCTGAAATGATAGCATTATTGACAAATCAAgtaggcagacaaacacacaaacagacgagTCAAGACAGTACTTGGTCATTATCTGCATGGGATCAGGTAAAAATATGCGAACAGGAGAAGTAGGCTGAAATGGGCTACAGTAGAGCTCTTGAAGGGAAACTGTAGGACACTTTTCAGTGCTGTGTAGATCATTATTTTAGTCAGTGCACTATTTCTCAAATCATTTGACACATTAGCAGAATTTCCTGAAAGATGACCTTTTAAATTGAGTAAAAATCATTCAGATTGTGTTGATATATGCCCATTTGACATACTATTTTATATGAAGTCGATGATTTCACTTGTAGGAGGAAAAAAGTCAAACGTTATCACTTCCGAAACAGGAAAATACCATATGATACACAAAACCTGCTTTATCATGCtattcaaaaatgtattcagcAAATGACATACAACAACACTATACAGTTATACAATATGTTTCGATTCTTCTGAGGCTGATCAATATCTGATGGCACATATGAAGGCACGGCCCACTCGCTCCCTTTAAATATGCAGCAAGCCTGTGCTGACgaagaagggaggggggaaggaaggggggaagggaggggggaaggaagggaggaagggaggggggaaggaAGGCGGGTTGCTACATTATGCCCCACCCTCACTTTGAGTTCCCTGAAGACAGCAGCACTGGTAACAGGTGTTGAAAATACTAAACCCAAACAGAGcagaaaaaaggggggaagaagagaaaacaaaaaccaCAAGATAGGGGTAGTCTGGAAAAGATTATTTATTTCCACATATAGTATTTGCCAGTTTTGTTGTAGGAAAGATGGAATTGAAGGCTGGAGGACGGAGCCCTGCCAGGAGTCCGACAAAGGCAATGCCAGGCGAATATGGCCCACCTCCCCCTTACGCcatggggcagcagcagcagcagcagcagcagccttgcCTGGTAGTCTACCCCTCGGGTACTCCAGGAGCAGCAGGGGGCATCTACCCCGGTGCCTATGGCAGCTGTAGCAGGGCTGGGTCCCCCGTGCCATCCGACGGCATGGTGGGTCAGATGACCCAAGTGGTGGTGGTCCAGGGAGGTGTTGGACTGTCGGAGCCGCTGCCAGACTACCTCATCCGATCCATCTTGACCATGCTCTTCTGCTGCTTTCCATGCGGTTTGGCTGCCCTTGTCTACTCCATCAATGTAAGTGTCTGTGTTATAAAAGCTCTCTTTTTACATCCATGTGACATTTGACAAAGCGATTGGTAGGGGAAATGTTGGTGTCTGCACACCACGCCTTTTTTGTCTTAGCTACTGAGCGTTTGTCACTAAATTGAATTAAATTTAATTAATCACTAAATTGAATTAAATTTAATTAATCCAGGACCCAGATCCTGTGCAAGTAACAAAATCTTCAGTTCAGCTGCTGTGCTACTGCATATATGAGAAAGGAACgtctatttattgattgatttatttacttgttcattcattcattcattcattcattcatttctcttTATGGTGTCTTTGTCTAGTTAAGCATCAGTTGGGAACGTAGGTAAACCACTGATGATACTGAGGTAAAGATGCTTACAAAGGTATGATTACCTAGCAGTCGCTTTCTCCCAGGCTAATGATTAGCTGCTTCTTAATTTTTCCACCAATACAGAAATCcaacaagaagaacatttcaatactGTATGTGGTAAGTGAATGATGGCAGGGAGTGGTTTCATGCAGTATTCCCGTAATAGGATTACCTCTGCTTGCCTATGCCCGCAGTGGGAGTATTCAATTAGGTAATGGACGGGGGGGCTGGTGgatatatgtacgtgtgtgtgtgtgtgtgtgtgtgtgtgtgtgtgtgtgtgtgtgtgtgtgtgtgtatgtgtgcgtgcgtgtgtatgtgtgtgcgtgtgtgtctgtgtgtgcgtatacgtgtgtgtgtgggcaagagTGTGCACAGGAGGAGCCATGAGCGTCCATCTGAAACAGTAAGGCCAAAGGGAAGGAGCCATAACCAGCAGCCTTAATGGCCATGTCTGGACACAGACAGCACGTCACAGCAGGCCCGTTGACAGGGGGGGTAAATCGGGTAATtcgttccaggcccagggagatgtgcTATTACATTGCTTGAACTGAgcagggagccctttcagatgatttgtcCCAGGCTCaatgaaagctgtcagtggccctatgTCACAGCACCTGATTTGTGCTTTGTAGAGATGAGTCATGATAGCTCTAAGTGCACGCGGCAATATTGATTGTTCCGGAAGGTCTGGCTGTAGTGTGGCGTGTGGTGATGGTGAAGATACTAGGCTACACACTGAGCACTGGTCATATTTCGCCAACAGGATTTACAGCTCTGCTACAGCACCGGCAGCAGagatgcagggccggttctagtccatttggTGCCCTAGACGAGCACCCCTTTCCTTTTTGGGCATTTAGAAATTGCCATCTGTAAACACATCGTCTTACATCTTATCGACATCTGCTCGAGTATCTATCTATAATACTGAGTGACCATGATTGACAAGTCAGTGCAAAGtctaatgttttatttcacttgacgCTCTAATTTTGTTGGACTTTTAAGTATTTCTGGTGCCCCTAAGCCATTTAGCGCCATAGGCGACCGGCTTGTCTGTCTATGCCTAGCACCGGCCCTGGAGAGATGCTTTGTGTGTCACTCTGCAGCATCTCATTTCGCTCGTCTTATTTCGTGTTGTGTATTTGTGCTGCTTTTTTATTGCAATTATATGTTTGCAATAGATGATTGCATATATCCTGTAATAACCTGTAGCTTTATTTTCTTAAATCTATATTTTGGTGGTAACGACAccctattgattgattgattgattgatcgaacGATTGATCAATTGATCAATTGATTGTTTGAAATTACAAGCTGGGAAATTGAATTGTAATAGCAGGACAGTCAAATTATACTAAGTAATTGTGTGTAAGAACATTAAAACATAGTAACAGAACGAAGCAGTAAAAGGATATACACGTATAAAGTAATATTTCTTACGTCAGAAAGCCCTCTATGTGTAGCGTAATGTGGTTTCAAACAATTCTGGCAGTTAATTTTCAGGGCAATTACTAGAGCCAAGGGGAAGGCAGATTTGCAGTCTTCTTTCAAGTCAACTTAACTCATTTTATTGCATTGCACTCATGATACTTTTGTAAcataccttaaaggggtatgcctattttggggcttaatacagttaaaatcgttggctgggttaggtggtaaagtgtcttatttttcatgtaagccgttgtcttgttttaagacaagttaaaagagggagcatgtcgctaagctagtgaaagtcaatggatccgtgtagcatactccctcttttaacttgtcttaaagcaagacagcggcttacatgaaaaataaggcacttaaccacctttataaaccccagccaacgattttaactgtattaagccccaaaatagtggcatacccctttaataatgGGTTAGTGTGTCTGAACACACTCTGCAGCCTCTATGTTCCGTTTGTATCAAAAGAGGAATGTTACTAGGTCTCCCGATAAGGGCACACAGGCTAATGATCTTGCTAGTggtcatacatatatatatatatatatatatatatatatatatatatatatatatatatatatatactgtatttctatattcctacagTTTGCAGTCACATAAGACGAACATGGAGGACTTGAAATAGATAACTATGACAGTTATTAAACAATTACAATTCTCAAGTCTTGATGGAACCTACGCGTCCAAGGCATCACAATCGAGGCCACTACTCAGTGCAATAGGAAGTGATCTAATCCAATGTAAGGTCACTTCAAAGTTGAGTTCATAATACAGTAGCACATCTCTGCGCAGCCTGTGCAATGCAAAATTACGATGCATCCCAGTTAGAAAATTCAAATGGCGGGTGCTCATTCGTGGTACGCAGACGGCCTATGCCAATATGCCAATAAACGTGGCCAATATGAATGCCAGGTTACCCAGAACCAGGTTACATGAAAAGACATCCTGCATTCTCTCAGACACACCAGAGAGGGTCTATGTAGAGGACACACCCACCCAACTGTCAACTGGGAGTGCCAGTAGCTGCGTTTGCAACCATGCATCTATTTCACGGACCACAATGAGATCTACTTGGTCTTAGAAAGGTGAGAATGAATGCTACCAACGTGGACAGAAATATCTAGTGTGACTTCAAAAGAGTGAGAAAACGTCTATTCCTGCCAAATATGTGTACAGCACATGCAATTCGAGGTAAAATGTGCAAGTCAATGACCCAGGGTTGGAACTTTACACCCATCCACGCGCCAAATatgggtacatttcagtggtgacggGTAAATtcgtcaacccaccagtcactttgacaggtgaaaactttcacctcaacTCGAGCAATATATAGCCTAATGTCCTGTTTTTTCCAATGTgatttgccattcttcaccctaaaattgatgaaaatgcaggaaattgcatctaaaaatacaacattttctggggaagGGTATGGCCCCTACAACCCACctatccctccaaacacataattcaccaattattattatcattatatgaGTTGACTGGTATAATGgcaagtgactggtagatttttaaatctgcctgccacagtgactggtggttCCACCCCTGCAATGGCCACGTTTGTGATGGCGCATTTCTTTGCAGTCTGcgccacgcacatgcacactcgaaTTTTGTAACCAGAATGCATCGCAATTTCTCATTGCGCATGCAATCATGGTGAcatgacaccatgtgacatgaatGTGGAGCAGAAGTCACTCCCATGAACTGCATTGTAGTTTTGAGCCCAGTCTGAATAGTGAGTGTTCCATTCTcgatcctcccctatctctcccaccaccccccctcccccccactgcTTTCctttcaccatcttcactgtccagtctcaaataataaaggcataaaaagcccaaaagaaaataaaagaatattGATTGCTGCAAGACCATGTGGGTATTTACTTCTGTTTTGTCTTAAGCTCTTGTAGTCTGGTGGATGGAATGTGATAAGGGTGAGAATGAGTATCATCCTAGAGTATGGGTCTTTCTGCAGAGAAAAGCCGCGTTTGCAACCATGAATCTATTTCTTGATCACTGCAAGATCTGCTTGGTGGAGTGGGGATGAATGCTTGGCAAGCAATGTGGACAGACAGAAATGTCTAATGTGACTTCCCAAGACATAACAAACGCTGCCTCATACTTGAAGCAGTGAGTGAACTGCCTCGCAAACATGTGGACTGTGCTCGCAATTCACATCAGCTAGATGAATGTCAAACTGGGGCAGATTActgacggcatggaggaggtcccatgccagcGCAGTGAGGGTAGAGTAACTGCCTGGCTGCACAGCAGAGAATCTATTCCCGTGATGACTTAACGtcatagtaagtaagtaagtaagttttatttctaaagcacatttaaaacagtacaaaactgaccaaagtgctgcacagaggctgGTTAGAATAAAAATAGCAAGATAACTAAAGAAAGTAAAGCAATATTAGTAGCACATAGCATTTCAATAGACATAAAGGAAAACATcatctgcatacagtgtacagttgcagcactggcagcatcgactatacagtggtgctcatatgtttacataccccagcagaatatatgctttctctgcgatttctcaaaaagtatgaagaattacacaaaaccttttttttcacttattgctagtgactggcgtagccccttaatgcgcgccgtacctccagtggcacactgtaatagtcattgaaatgtacctaccatagcactacaatactatgatacaatacaggccctttagtaatgcaccacgacttggtcattaccatactggtaacaacaaatgtataaagctgtgtcttaaggggttaagacatttattagcaatcttctgtgtttactctttcaaaagcatgatcacaacccaaactacccaaatgaccctgttcaaaagtttacatagtttctgatgctgaatatggccctgtttaacatcaatgaccgctctaaattgtttgtggtagttgtggataaggttcttaattttctcagatgacaaaacagcacattcttcctggcagaatggttgtttcctataatatctttgggtgtcttgctggaacctcacatttcaggtttcccctgagtggctccatgttgagatcaggagagtgagatggccgctcaaaaaccttcattttattctttctgaggctaatgacgggttgatttggctttctgtgtcgaaatattgtcatgttggcatgtccaaacaatggaccatgtgcagtttcaaggctgatgtgtgtcaagtttcctccagtatttttcacagggcaatgtattcatcattctgcgagtatggaccaaaagtattgtgcatttgtaacacagaaagccaaatcaacccgtcattagcttcagaaacaa from Engraulis encrasicolus isolate BLACKSEA-1 chromosome 5, IST_EnEncr_1.0, whole genome shotgun sequence includes:
- the LOC134448567 gene encoding proline rich transmembrane protein 1B-like, giving the protein MELKAGGRSPARSPTKAMPGEYGPPPPYAMGQQQQQQQQPCLVVYPSGTPGAAGGIYPGAYGSCSRAGSPVPSDGMVGQMTQVVVVQGGVGLSEPLPDYLIRSILTMLFCCFPCGLAALVYSINTRDANNTGNREMAEKNSAKARKLNNASIGCGITFIILYIIVSTIAAYNKL